Proteins found in one Salvia splendens isolate huo1 chromosome 10, SspV2, whole genome shotgun sequence genomic segment:
- the LOC121752983 gene encoding metal tolerance protein B-like codes for MGQENSDSVELSQVKIIDSGIAIRSHKFSCSSTCPFSDHGYSQSDSAQRSKAATKLCGLIVCYLIVMVVEILGGLKANSLAILTDAAHLLSDIAGFSISLFTVWVSGWTATPEHSFGYHRVEVIGALLSVQLIWVMSISLIYEAIKRLITKQTEVNGRLMFVIAAFSLVINVILVFWLGHDHHHGHSHHDHSHHTCNDEGHNHEGEESRTGDEESMNLVSTTHGSSHMVNINIRGAYLHIICDCIQSLAAMVAGVFIWVKPKWLVADLICTLLFTTFALTTTFTIIRDIIHVLMERAPADIDAARLENGLKLMTGVRHVHDLHIWAITSGKHVLSCHVVIGSEVSPQGILQEIREYCELTYKISHVTIQVEQE; via the coding sequence ATGGGGCAGGAGAACTCCGATTCAGTTGAATTATCGCAAGTCAAGATAATAGATTCGGGGATAGCCATTCGAAGTCACAAGTTCTCGTGCAGCAGCACTTGTCCCTTTTCAGATCATGGCTACAGTCAGTCAGACTCAGCACAGCGGTCAAAGGCGGCTACCAAACTTTGCGGGCTTATAGTCTGTTACCTTATAGTCATGGTAGTCGAAATTCTTGGAGGTCTGAAAGCTAACAGCCTAGCTATTCTTACTGATGCAGCTCACTTGCTCTCTGATATTGCTGGATTTTCCATTTCTCTCTTCACTGTTTGGGTATCCGGTTGGACAGCAACACCAGAACATTCCTTCGGATACCATCGTGTTGAAGTTATTGGAGCACTCCTGTCAGTGCAACTGATATGGGTCATGTCTATATCTTTGATCTATGAAGCGATCAAAAGGCTTATCACGAAACAGACGGAAGTGAATGGCCGACTCATGTTTGTAATCGCTGCCTTCAGCTTGGTTATTAATGTTATCTTGGTTTTTTGGCTTGGTCACGACCATCATCACGGCCATTCTCACCACGACCATTCTCATCATACCTGCAACGATGAGGGCCATAACCATGAAGGAGAGGAATCAAGAACTGGAGATGAAGAAAGTATGAATCTCGTCTCAACTACACATGGGAGCAGTCACATGGTGAACATCAACATTCGAGGGGCATACTTGCATATAATATGCGACTGCATACAATCCCTTGCTGCAATGGTTGCTGGTGTTTTTATATGGGTAAAACCGAAATGGCTAGTGGCCGATCTAATTTGCACGCTTCTGTTCACCACTTTTGCTCTAACCACTACCTTCACCATTATACGGGATATAATCCACGTGCTGATGGAGAGGGCGCCAGCCGACATTGATGCTGCTCGTCTTGAAAATGGTCTCAAACTGATGACAGGGGTTCGCCACGTTCACGATCTTCACATCTGGGCCATCACGTCAGGTAAGCACGTGTTATCGTGTCATGTTGTGATTGGATCTGAAGTCAGCCCTCAAGGAATACTACAAGAGATTAGGGAATACTGTGAACTAACCTACAAAATTTCTCATGTAACAATACAAGTTGAACAAGAGTGA
- the LOC121752985 gene encoding ras-related protein Rab11C-like — MASRVDHEYDYLFKIVLIGDSGVGKSNILSRFTRNEFCLESKSTIGVEFATRTLQIEGKTVKAQIWDTAGQERYRAITSAYYRGAVGAFLVYDITKKQTFDNVQRWLRELRDHADSNIVIMMTGNKSDLNHLRVVAEDDGQTLAEKEGLSFLETSALEALNIEKAFQTILTEIHQIISKKALAAQEAAASTAVPGQGTTINVSDLSGNAKRGGCCSS, encoded by the exons ATGGCGAGTAGAGTGGATCATGAGTATGATTATTTGTTCAAGATCGTGTTGATCGGCGACTCAGGAGTGGGGAAATCCAACATTCTGTCGCGTTTCACCAGAAATGAGTTCTGTTTGGAGTCGAAATCGACCATCGGAGTTGAATTTGCCACCAGAACTCTTCAG ATAGAAGGAAAGACGGTGAAGGCCCAAATATGGGACACCGCAGGTCAGGAAAGGTATCGGGCGATTACAAGTGCTTACTACAGAGGAGCTGTTGGCGCGTTCCTCGTCTACGACATAACCAAGAAGCAAACCTTTGACAACGTCCAAAGATGGCTTCGTGAGTTGAGAGATCATGCAGATTCTAATATTGTCATCATGATGACAGGGAACAAATCTGATCTCAACCATCTCAGAGTTGTTGCAGAGGACGATGGCCAAACTTTGGCCGAGAAGGAAGGGCTCTCGTTCCTCGAGACATCAGCGCTGGAGGCACTTAACATCGAGAAGGCATTCCAGACTATTTTGACAGAAATACATCAGATTATTAGCAAGAAGGCATTGGCAGCACAGGAAGCTGCTGCTTCAACAGCAGTTCCCGGTCAGGGCACAACCATCAATGTCAGTGATTTGTCGGGGAACGCAAAGAGAGGAGGCTGCTGTTCTTCTTGA
- the LOC121752495 gene encoding serine/threonine-protein phosphatase PP1 isozyme 2-like: MAWIEPAVLDDIINRLLEFRNARTVRQVQLSENEIRALCATSREIFLSQPNLLELEAPIKICGDIHGQYGDLLRLFEYGGFPPEANYLFLGDYVDRGKQSLETICLLLAYKIKYPENFFLLRGNHECASINRIYGFYDECKRRFNVRLWKVFTDCFNCLPVAALIDDKILCMHGGLSPDLTNMDQIRNLTRPTDIPESGLLCDLLWSDPSREVKGWGMNDRGVSYTFGQNKVAEFLTQQDMDLVCRAHQVVEDGYEFFADRQLVTIFSAPNYCGEFDNAGAMMSVDESLMCSFQILKPSDKKRSF; encoded by the exons ATGGCGTGGATTGAGCCTGCCGTGCTGGACGACATCATCAATCGCCTGTTGGAGTTCCGGAACGCGAGGACTGTGCGCCAGGTGCAGCTGTCCGAGAACGAGATCCGCGCTCTCTGCGCCACGTCGCGGGAAATCTTCCTCTCGCAGCCTAATCTCCTCGAGCTCGAAGCGCCTATCAAGATCTGCG GTGATATTCACGGACAATATGGAGATCTTTTGAGGCTTTTTGAATATGGAGGATTCCCGCCCGAGGCCAATTATCTGTTCTTAGGGGATTATGTTGATCGAGGCAAACAGAGTTTGGAGACAATCTGCCTTCTTCTTGCCTACAAGATCAAATATCCCGAAAATTTCTTTCTCTTGAGAGGGAATCACGAATGTGCTTCTATCAACAGGATATATGGATTCTATGATGAATGCAAGCGCCGTTTTAATGTTAGGCTGTGGAAAGTTTTCACTGATTGCTTTAACTGCCTTCCTGTGGCAGCTCTTATAGATGATAAGATTCTTTGCATGCATGGCGGTCTTTCTCCTGATCTAACAAACATGGATCAAATAAGAAATTTAACTCGTCCAACGGATATTCCTGAGTCTGGTCTGCTTTGTGATCTGCTTTGGTCTGATCCAAGTAGAGAAGTTAAAGGTTGGGGGATGAATGACAGAGGAGTCTCATACACATTTGGTCAAAATAAAGTGGCTGAATTTCTAACACAACAAGATATGGACCTCGTTTGTCGTGCCCACCAG GTTGTAGAAGATGGCTATGAATTTTTCGCTGATAGGCAACTAGTAACCATATTTTCTGCTCCCAACTACTGTGGCGAGTTTGACAATGCTGGAGCTATGATGAGCGTTGATGAGAGTTTGATGTGCTCATTTCAGATTCTAAAACCAAGTGATAAAAAGCGGTCCTTTTAA
- the LOC121751410 gene encoding calmodulin-like protein 7: MFDRNNDGTISRKELSESMEKLGIHIPEKELSQIIDANGDGCLDVDEFGELYAAIMEDEGRGDEDEDMREAFNVFDQNGDGFITVEELRAVLSSLGLKQGRTIEDCK, encoded by the coding sequence ATGTTCGACCGCAATAACGACGGCACGATAAGCCGTAAGGAGCTGAGCGAGTCGATGGAGAAGCTGGGGATCCACATCCCGGAGAAGGAGCTGTCGCAGATAATCGACGCCAACGGCGACGGCTGCCTCGACGTGGATGAGTTCGGCGAGCTCTACGCGGCGATCATGGAGGACGAGGGGAGAGGAGACGAGGACGAGGACATGCGTGAGGCGTTCAACGTCTTTGATCAAAACGGCGACGGATTCATCACCGTGGAGGAGCTCCGCGCAGTGCTCTCCTCACTCGGCCTCAAGCAGGGCCGCACTATTGAGGATTGCAAGTAG
- the LOC121751826 gene encoding mitogen-activated protein kinase kinase kinase 18-like, whose product MRNTWLRGSCIGRGAYGSVNAAVNTATGNIFAVKSVNLATASPSQVEALESEIAILRSLSSPFIVKYLGNDTTSEGSSQFTNLHMEYLPAGTAADLSDRSEAAVASYAWCLVAALSYIHSRGIVHCDVKGKNVLLGHSPGTAALADFGSAVDVDVDVSAAAGRGSPLWMAPEAIRGERQAREADVWSVGCTVIEMLTGKPAWGGSVWRIGYSDEVPLFPARISGAGADFLEKCLRRDYRRRWSCDQLLQHPFLMMGARKEVACHWSPRCVLDCLSSDFHEEEEEEYDGEIVDLEGSERISGLVSAAVGNWDSDGWVVVRGGAGGTCSENSGLVVDTTTSLSRNLDFDFQTCVNSNSNSNFEFDCNVCTKISERLYNCRSNYGFVYVYFHIIRISIEFVLLNLYPRSGLNTYKDISNLMG is encoded by the coding sequence ATGAGAAACACCTGGCTTAGAGGCTCCTGTATAGGCAGAGGAGCCTACGGATCAGTCAACGCCGCCGTCAACACCGCCACCGGCAACATCTTCGCCGTCAAGTCCGTCAATTTGGCGACGGCCTCGCCATCGCAAGTCGAGGCGCTGGAGAGCGAAATCGCCATCCTGAGATCGCTCTCCTCGCCTTTTATTGTAAAGTACCTCGGCAACGATACGACGTCGGAAGGATCGTCGCAATTCACGAACCTCCACATGGAGTATCTCCCCGCCGGCACCGCCGCCGATTTATCCGATCGGAGCGAGGCGGCCGTCGCATCCTACGCTTGGTGCCTGGTCGCCGCGCTGAGCTACATCCACTCCAGAGGCATCGTGCATTGCGACGTCAAGGGCAAAAACGTCCTTTTAGGCCATTCCCCGGGGACTGCCGCGCTCGCGGATTTCGGATCGGCGGtggatgttgatgttgatgtctCGGCGGCGGCGGGGAGGGGGAGTCCGCTGTGGATGGCGCCGGAGGCGATACGGGGGGAGAGGCAGGCGAGGGAGGCGGACGTGTGGTCGGTGGGGTGCACGGTGATCGAGATGCTGACGGGGAAGCCGGCGTGGGGGGGATCGGTGTGGAGGATCGGGTATTCGGATGAGGTGCCTCTGTTTCCGGCGAGGATTTCCGGCGCGGGAGCGGATTTTCTGGAGAAGTGTTTGAGGAGGGATTATAGGCGGAGGTGGAGCTGCGATCAGCTGCTGCAGCACCCGTTTCTTATGATGGGCGCGCGGAAGGAGGTCGCTTGTCATTGGTCGCCGCGGTGCGTGTTGGACTGTTTGAGTTCTGATTTtcatgaggaagaggaagaggaataTGATGGTGAGATTGTGGATTTGGAGGGGAGTGAGAGGATAAGTGGATTGGTTTCGGCGGCGGTGGGAAATTGGGATTCCGACGGGTGGGTGGTGGTCAGAGGCGGAGCCGGAGGAACTTGTTCCGAAAATTCAGGCTTGGTCGTGGATACAACGACGTCGTTGTCTAGAAATCTTGATTTTGATTTTCAAACTTGcgtaaattcaaattcaaattcaaattttgaatttgattgTAATGTATGTACAAAAATCTCAGAAAGATTATATAATTGCAGAAGCAATTATGGGTTTGTATATGTTTATTTCCACATAATTAGGATTTCAATTGAATTTGTACTACTAAATTTATATCCACGGAGTGGATTGAATACTTACAAAGACATTTCAAATCTCATGGGCTAA
- the LOC121751944 gene encoding transcription factor bHLH90-like, with amino-acid sequence MLEMAASLEKGIEWLRPLVNNQPWDYCVIWKLGDDPSRFIEWGACCCSSGRSGDGVKIMGVNLIDECKDSLIKHPITSNACRKLAHLPSAIPLYSGVHGDVVMSKRARWTTTRSNDDDESNGTQVLIPVTWGLIELFTTKHVLRDQKTIDYISARFRGILKQESVESSHQLNLPPWLHYPNLGCQMSQPKNYSSFEGSSTCSSLSNEHQVLQLGPDHRTLSEMSNEKSSKGKVELPRLRRRKCADLALSNNGNEKVGAKTWQMMERGPFLSKNLMTERNRRKRIKDREYALRALVPNISKMDKVGTLVDAADYIKELEVCIRKYNQEIKALEEEDCNEVNATAECPLLVRDCADKKGSASENTAILVGVEVFQLGVKDFLVKVISKQRQGIFSRLIDAIGCLGLEVADVNVSTLHGLVSNVLTVEAIRADLDPNALKHSLFELVN; translated from the exons ATGCTTGAAATGGCAGCAAGTTTGGAGAAAGGAATTGAGTGGCTGAGGCCTCTCGTCAACAATCAGCCATGGGATTACTGTGTGATTTGGAAGCTGGGGGATGATCCCTCGAG ATTTATTGAGTGGGGGGCGTGCTGTTGCAGTAGTGGAAGAAGTGGTGATGGGGTCAAAATTATGGGTGTTAATCTGATTGATGAATGCAAGGATAGTTTGATTAAGCATCCGATTACGAGTAATGCTTGCAGGAAGCTTGCTCACTTGCCCTCTGCCATTCCTCTGTATTCAGG GGTTCATGGAGATGTTGTAATGTCGAAACGGGCGAGGTGGACGACTACTCGGAGCAACGACGATGAT GAATCAAATGGAACACAAGTCCTCATCCCGGTAACATGGGGTTTAATCGAACTCTTTACCACTAAGCAT GTACTGAGAGATCAGAAGACCATCGACTACATCTCGGCTCGTTTTAGAGGCATTCTCAAACAAGAAAGCGTGGAAAGTAGTCATCAATTAAACTTGCCCCCTTGGTTGCACTATCCAAATCTTGGTTGCCAAATGTCCCAACCAAAAAACTATTCTAGCTTTGAGGGATCGTCCACTTGTTCCAGTCTTTCGAACGAGCATCAGGTACTCCAATTAGGCCCTGATCATCGCACATTAAGTGAGATGTCGAATGAGAAGTCAAGCAAGGGTAAAGTCGAATTACCAAGATTGAGAAGGAGAAAGTGCGCAGATCTGGCATTGAGTAATAATGGAAATGAGAAAGTAGGCGCGAAAACTTGGCAGATGATGGAAAGGGGACCGTTCTTGTCGAAGAATCTTATGACTGAGAGAAATCGGAGGAAGAGGATCAAAGATCGGGAGTATGCTCTTCGTGCACTAGTCCCAAACATCTCTAAG ATGGATAAAGTTGGTACATTGGTTGATGCAGCTGATTACATAAAGGAGTTGGAGGTGTGTATCAGAAAATATAACCAAGAAATCAAAGCATTAGAAGAGGAAGACTGCAACGAGGTTAATGCCACAGCAGAATGCCCGTTGTTGGTGAGGGACTGTGCAGATAAGAAGGGTAGTGCAAGTGAAAACACCGCGATCCTG GTGGGAGTTGAAGTGTTCCAACTCGGGGTGAAAGATTTCTTGGTGAAGGTTATAAGCAAACAAAGGCAGGGCATCTTTTCACGGTTGATTGATGCCATTGGTTGCCTAGGACTCGAGGTTGCAGATGTCAATGTCTCCACACTCCATGGCCTGGTGTCCAATGTTCTCACTGTGGAG GCTATACGAGCAGACTTAGATCCAAATGCTTTGAAGCATTCATTGTTTGAGCTGGTTAACTAG